Proteins encoded together in one Scheffersomyces stipitis CBS 6054 chromosome 5, complete sequence window:
- the ARP1 gene encoding centractin- actin-related protein of the dynactin complex (go_component actin cytoskeleton~go_function structural constituent of cytoskeleton): protein MESTLYNQPVVIDNGSGNLKSGFAGEDKPKAYASAIVGRPKYQKIMAGSLLSNIGSEDTKEETYIGNLAQQNRGLLKLSYPIEHGIVNDWDDMEKLWYHTYSQDLKTNAEDHPLLITEAPLNPRRNRDRMCQILFESFNVPCVYVSIQAVLSLYASGRTTGVVIDSGDGVSHIVPVYEGFSLPTSIKRMDIAGRDITEQLVFNIRRMTGVALSSSSEFEIARLIKEKACFVSKNPTKDEKLYSTNYHLKSNPELSCTYKLPDGHEIQLGVERFRSTEILFNPQLIGDESPGIHELASLAISKTDLDLRPTLYQNIILSGGNTLLKNFGDRLISELKSMQQLSGDKNSLWNKNTTTTSYDTKMKIKIYAPPERKYSTWIGGSILAGLSTFRKMWVTSEEYKENPEIVHIKCL, encoded by the exons ATGGAGTCAACACTCTATAACCAGCCTGTAGTCATTGACAATGGATCGGGGAACTTAAAGTCAGGCTTTGCTGGAGAAGATAAACCCAAAGCGTATGCCTCAGCAATAGTGGGGAGACCAAAGTACCAGAAGATCATGGCAggttctcttctttccaataTAGGATCCGAAGATACGAAG GAAGAAACATATATAGGTAATCTAGCCCAGCAGAACCGTGGCTTGCTTAAGCTATCATATCCTATAGAACATGGAATTGTGAACGACTGGGACGATATGGAAAAGTTATGGTACCACACATATTCTCAGGACTTGAAGACGAATGCTGAAGACCATCCTTTGCTTATCACAGAAGCGCCACTCAATCCGCGCAGAAACAGAGATAGAATGTGCCAGATCCTCTTTGAACTGTTCAATGTGCCGTGTGTTTATGTTTCTATTCAAGCAGTTCTTTCACTATATGCTTCGGGCCGTACTACGGGTGTAGTGATAGATAGTGGCGATGGAGTGAGTCACATAGTGCCGGTGTACGAAGGGTTCTCCTTGCCTACATCTATCAAGAGAATGGATATAGCAGGTAGAGATATCACCGAGCAATTAGTGTTCAACATTCGGAGAATGACTGGTGTTGCCTTACTGAGCAGTTCCGAATTTGAAATCGCACGATtgatcaaagaaaaagCCTGTTTTGTATCGAAGAATCCAACTAAAGACGAGAAACTCTACTCTACTAACTACCATTTGAAGTCCAACCCAGAACTATCTTGTACATATAAATTACCGGATGGGCACGAAATCCAATTGGGAGTAGAAAGATTCAGATCGACAGAGATTCTTTTCAACCCACAGCTCATCGGAGACGAATCTCCTGGCATTCACGAGCTTGCATCGTTGGCTATATCCAAAACGGATTTGGATCTCAGACCAACTCTTTACCAAAATATTATCCTCTCTGGCGGAAACACTTTGCTCAAAAATTTTGGCGATAGACTCATATCCGAATTGAAATCTATGCAGCAGTTGTCTGGCGACAAAAACAGTTTATGGAACAAGAATACTACCACTACGAGTTACGATACCAAGATGAAAATCAAGATATATGCTCCACCAGAGAGGAAGTATTCGACCTGGATCGGGGGATCAATTTTGGCTGGTCTTTCTACATTCAGGAAGATGTGGGTGACGTCTGAGGAATACAAGGAGAATCCCGAGATTGTTCACATTAAATGTTTATAA
- a CDS encoding 9 times in the genome, translated as MTEWAETLQRSPVKESDELCQTYSQRGEALRAKWDTEGQLSDEEYDQLDTSMLVVNCLNTLSDAKYKRQRKRFDDWNTPEELRISTLSAIGRVICDTRTVRIRIESFEIKSSSSKPQMFIEDKARIILTHFKETIPDTLDELEEHTESSIASLQKKIQLYQDQISPEDSSEHELNRHINNTNLRIKELEKTLQITQRIYDIKEYFHIHMRDNSYLDFDFSITESNSRAPRFKSQGPRKWSQTKFEEIFDPYYAGVEGNYRFKLKLIPISRAPNVFLVCVTAPNGHTDMDSLVHVMFNPNKLDIPQAPQDGYSQRQVGEPIYYKVLAKHLVEKRYYGGKQHNSLTKSVFYLIETESDRIIRRRNGLLKGVQIDIISSYRSPYPHQSYKGTE; from the coding sequence ATGACTGAATGGGCAGAAACTCTACAGAGATCTCCCGTTAAGGAATCTGACGAGTTATGCCAGACATACAGTCAGAGAGGGGAGGCCCTCCGTGCAAAATGGGATACGGAAGGTCAACTCAGCGATGAAGAATACGACCAGCTCGATACCAGTATGCTAGTTGTAAATTGTTTAAATACGCTTTCtgatgccaaatacaagCGCCAACGGAAAAGATTCGACGACTGGAATACGCCTGAAGAACTTCGTATATCTACTCTCAGCGCCATCGGCAGAGTCATCTGTGACACGAGGACAGTTAGAATTCGCATCGAGTCctttgaaatcaaactGAGCCTGTCTAAACCCCAAATGTTCATCGAGGATAAAGCTCGGATCATACTTACTCACTTCAAGGAAACCATTCCTGATACGCTAGATGAGTTAGAAGAACACACCGAGCTGAGTATTGCCAGTCtccaaaaaaaaattcaacttTACCAAGACCAGATATCCCCAGAAGACTCTCTGGAGCATGAATTAAATCGGCacatcaacaataccaacCTTCGAATTAAAGAATTGGAGAAAACACTTCAAATTACTCAAAGGATTTATGATATAAAGGAGTATTTTCACATACATATGCGGGACAATCTGTACTTAGACTTTGACTTCTCCATTACCGAAAGTAATTCTAGAGCTCCACGCTTCAAATCTCAAGGTCCAAGGAAGTGGCTGCAAAccaaatttgaagaaatattcGACCCCTACTACGCCGGCGTAGAAGGCAACTACAGGTTTAAACTAAAACTTATACCGATCTCTAGGGCCCCCAATGTCTTTCTTGTGTGTGTCACGGCTCCCAATGGTCATACAGACATGGACTCTCTAGTCCATGTAATGTTCAACCCAAACAAGCTTGACATTCCTCAAGCACCTCAAGACGGGTATTCACAACGTCAAGTCGGAGAGCCTATCTATTACAAAGTATTGGCCAAACACCTAGTCGAAAAAAGATACTATGGGGGTAAACAACACAACTCCCTTACTAAGTCTGTTTTCTATTTAATTGAAACTGAGTCTGACAGGATTATAAGACGGAGAAATGGTCTCCTAAAGGGCGTCCAAATTGACATCATCTCTTCATATCGATCACCTTATCCACACCAAAGTTACAAAGGAACTGAATAG
- the FUR1 gene encoding uracil phosphoribosyltransferase (uracil phosphoribosyltransferase Regulation of the pyrimidine salvage pathway (UPRTase)~go_process nucleoside metabolism), with the protein MATSQEINKNVILLPQTNQLIGLYSIIRDQKTKRGDFVFYSDRIIRLLVEEGLNQLPVEEATIECHGGNQYKGAKFLGKICGVSIVRAGESMEMGLRDCCRSVRIGKILIQRDEETALPKLFYEKLPEDISERYVFLLDPMLATGGSAMMAVEVLLSRGVKMDRIFFLNLLAAPEGIKAFQDKYPDVKIITGGIDEKLDENKYIVPGLGDFGDRYYCI; encoded by the coding sequence ATGGCtacttctcaagaaatcaacaagaacgtcattcttcttcctcagACAAACCAATTGATTGGGTTATACTCTATAATCCGTGACCAGAAGACCAAGAGAGGAGATTTCGTCTTTTATTCCGACAGAATCATCCGTCTCTTAGTGGAAGAGGGTTTGAATCAATTGCCAGTGGAAGAAGCTACCATTGAGTGTCACGGTGGTAACCAGTACAAGGGTGCAAAGTTCTTGGGTAAGATCTGTGGTGTATCCATTGTCAGAGCTGGCGAGTCTATGGAAATGGGATTGAGAGACTGTTGTAGATCTGTGAGAATCGGCAAGATTTTGATCCAaagagatgaagaaaccGCTTTGCCCAAGTTATTCTACGAAAAATTACCCGAAGACATCAGCGAACGTTACGTCTTCTTATTGGACCCTATGTTGGCTACTGGTGGTAGTGCCATGATGGCTGTGGAAGTGTTATTGTCCAGAGGGGTCAAGATGGATAgaatctttttcttgaacttgttggcaGCCCCAGAAGGCATCAAGGCTTTCCAAGATAAGTACCCTGATGTCAAGATCATCACGGGTGGTATCGACGAAAAGTTGGACGAGAATAAGTACATAGTTCCGGGCTTGGGTGACTTTGGAGACAGATACTATTGTATCTAG
- a CDS encoding predicted protein, translated as MSGLNQVLVLGALVRFVVPSVLPQVTDVLSSIVEISTPVNSFKSLLEAFYYLHHNINLYDGGVNHHPPLLVVLLSLLDEYIPAPFSGIVFNVIYTAIDVYIAIVLVKLNRWYQNYNSTRLGRPVHGFSDDLIAIFYLFNPLIILTNLSHSTLVFTFLFIIESLNQLLISDNVPRSMIALSIASYLSLNSLFLVIPILALAKAALKNKTEKQVYFEGGAIFLTTSGLLFLCSFAVTASFDFLSSVYGTVIMFDKISPNVGLWWYLFTEMFQFFTPLYVGIFNIFSGVFILPLTLRLFEFKDIAPAGDSFLAVVLSIVWISFTKSYPTVGDLAFGLSLLPIFKSTIYPYSKYTFVYGMTLLISLLLSPIFYYCWIVLGNGNSNFFYSINLIWGAVHIFIISDLLWGKLVADYLEQNKVPEAERSKIRLSQI; from the coding sequence ATGAGTGGATTGAATCAGGTTCTTGTGCTAGGAGCACTCGTGAGGTTTGTGGTTCCTTCAGTATTGCCCCAAGTCACAGATGTCTTGTCGTCAATCGTGGAGATCTCCACTCCTGTCAATTCGTTCAAGTCGCTTTTAGAGGCATTCTACTATTTGCACCACAACATAAACTTGTATGACGGAGGTGTCAACCACCATCCTCCCTTGCTAGTCgtgttgttgtcgttgttggaCGAATACATTCCAGCACCATTTTCCGGCATCGTGTTCAACGTGATCTACACCGCTATCGATGTCTACATAGCTATAGTGTTAGTAAAACTCAACAGATGGTATCAGAACTACAACTCAACTAGATTGGGTCGACCTGTGCACGGCTTTTCCGACGACTTGATCGCAATCTTTTACCTTTTCAACCCTCTCATcatcttgaccaacttgtcTCATTCAACTTTGGTGTTCACTTTCCTCTTCATAATTGAGTCACTTAACCAATTGTTGATCTCTGACAATGTCCCCAGATCCATGATTGCCTTGTCAATCGCCTCCTATCTCTCGTTGAACTCCTTATTTTTAGTGATCCCTATATTGGCATTGGCCAAGGCtgcattgaagaacaagactGAGAAGCAAGTCTACTTTGAAGGTGGTGCAATATTCTTGACAACAAGTGGATTACTCTTCTTGTGTTCGTTTGCTGTGACTGCGTCGTTTGATTTCCTAAGCCTGGTCTACGGAACCGTCATAATGTTCGATAAGATCTCACCCAATGTAGGTTTGTGGTGGTACCTTTTCACAGAAATGTTCCAGTTCTTCACACCACTATACGTAggaatcttcaacattttctCAGGAGTGTTTATACTTCCGCTTACATTGAGATTATTCGAATTCAAAGATATTGCTCCAGCTGGGGACTCGTTCTTGGCGGTGGTCTTGTCTATAGTGTGGATCTCCTTCACCAAGTCATATCCCACCGTTGGTGATTTAGCATTTGGATTGTCGTTGCTTCCAATATTCAAAAGTACTATCTATCCTTACAGCAAGTACACCTTCGTGTACGGTATGACATTGTTGATctcgttgttgttgtcgCCTATTTTCTACTACTGTTGGATCGTATTGGGCAACGGTAACTCCAACTTTTTCTACAGTATCAATTTGATCTGGGGTGCTGTTCACATTTTCATCATTCTGGACTTGCTCTGGGGCAAACTTGTAGCCGACTACTTGGAACAGAACAAGGTGCCAGAGGCAGAAAGGTCCAAGATCAGATTGAGTCAGATATAG
- the RPO26 gene encoding subunit common to RNA polymerases I, II, and III (go_function DNA binding; DNA-directed RNA polymerase activity~go_process transcription, DNA-dependent), with amino-acid sequence MSDFEENAFNDGAENFDDFDQPDHFSEDDFQEPEGEANGDATMKTADGKTIINGGFGPDDASANQPRQKTAKELAIPKEKRTTTPYMTKYERARVLGTRALQISLNAPVLVDIEGETDPLQIAMKELAQRKIPLVIRRYLPDGSYEDWGCDELIVDH; translated from the coding sequence ATGTCCgactttgaagagaatGCATTCAACGATGGCGCCGAAAACTTTGACGACTTCGACCAGCCGGACCACTTCTCCGAAGATGACTTCCAGGAACCAGAAGGAGAAGCCAATGGTGATGCTACCATGAAGACAGCTGACGGCAAGACGATTATAAATGGGGGCTTCGGCCCTGATGATGCATCAGCAAACCAACCAAGACAAAAGACAGCTAAGGAATTGGCTATtccaaaagaaaagagaacCACAACCCCATATATGACCAAATATGAGAGAGCTAGAGTGTTAGGTACAAGAGCTTTACAAATCTCACTTAATGCTCCAGTATTGGTGGACATCGAAGGTGAAACTGACCCATTACAAATTGCCATGAAGGAGTTGGCCCAAAGAAAGATACCCTTGGTCATTAGAAGATACTTACCCGACGGTTCATACGAGGACTGGGGCTGTGATGAGTTGATTGTTGACCATTGA
- the MLC2 gene encoding Mlc2p (likely the regulatory light chain for the type II myosin, Myo1p. Mlc2p binds to an IQ motif of Myo1p. Mlc2p localization to the bud neck depends on Myo1p) → MSALNTLTGGQKAQLRNAFTLIDGESRDSLITKLDLVKLYTTLGLKIPTDEELASMLSLASDNSEQGKEPGLNFTQFSNIMAKELSKLEDRTTIYKALKVFENEKAVGDNRYDDIEIELEKIKDACCTVQLGEIGSGDHRLSRSKFDEMVAGFVKGQMDGRQIFQASKWIEAYID, encoded by the coding sequence ATGCTGGCGTTGAACACTCTTACTGGTGGGCAGAAAGCTCAGTTGCGGAACGCTTTCACTCTCATAGACGGCGAATCGCGCGACTCTCTCATCACCAAGTTGGATCTAGTCAAGTTGTATACGACTTTGGGACTCAAGATTCCCACAGATGAGGAGTTAGCTTCTATGCTATCGCTTGCTAGTGACAATTCagaacaaggaaaagagCCTGGGTTGAATTTCACCCAGTTTCTGAACATAATGGCCAAGGAGCTTctgaagttggaagatAGAACAACCATATATAAAGCATTGAAGGTAtttgagaatgaaaaggCAGTGGGAGACAATCGCTACGATGATATTGAGATCGAGCTCGAGAAGATTAAAGACGCCTGTTGTACTGTGCAACTAGGCGAGATCGGATCCGGAGACCACAGATTGTCACGTTCTAAATTCGACGAGATGGTCGCTGGATTTGTCAAGGGACAAATGGACGGAAGGCAGATCTTCCAGGCTTCCAAATGGATAGAAGCTTACATTGACTAA
- a CDS encoding predicted protein (go_component nucleus; small nucleolar ribonucleoprotein complex), whose protein sequence is HRRRQNNNTSTKQEGPKRDAILDLNKYKDQVIRVKFIGGRHVTGVLRGFDQLMNLVLDDVTETLRDDDSILTKETRQLGFVVVRCTSLLTISPADGTEEIDNPFVTAEE, encoded by the exons catagaagaagacagaaCAATAATACAAGCACCAAACAAGAGGGTCCCAAGAGAGATGCtatcttggacttgaacaagtacaagGATCAGGTGATCCGTGTGAAGTTCATTGGTGGAAGACATGTCACTGGTGTGTTGAGGGGCTTCGACcagttgatgaacttgGTCTTGGACGATGTGACGGAGACTTTAAGAG ATGACGACAGCATCTTGACCAAAGAAACTAGACAATTGGGTTTTGTTGTCGTGAGATGTACTTCTTTGTTGACCATTTCTCCAGCAGATGGAACTGAAGAGATCGACAACCCTTTTGTAACTGCCGAAGAGTAG
- the UQC2 gene encoding Ubiquinol-cytochrome-c reductase complex core protein 2, mitochondrial precursor (Ubiquinol-cytochrome-c reductase complex core protein 2, mitochondrial precursor (UQCR2)~go_function metalloendopeptidase activity~go_process proteolysis and peptidolysis) codes for MLSRVPARSLSTATQAIKIAARDAPGSLTSLSVVVNNAGSKTGKSGVSHLLSKFNFLNTGSKSALRFTRESELLGGVFSTSVTRDAIVLNTQFLKQDLPYYVEALGSVLTNTSFRPHEFVEVVLPAAKAEYEAAHASNAFTALEALHELSFRKGLGNPLYYDGTTKVTVEDVEQYAAEVYKQANVAIYASGANSEDLNKFVGESSFAYLASGSTPAASVELFKGKESRFRAAGHSGAFIGVPVKAAEFGKYETLSAAVGSSLLPGAASPLANIPGASSFLYKYQDAGLFVVSVTGAAADVASGIKQAKKALDSVSATDLSNATKAAELTVALQSTFEAPLDFKVSAADAKVGEFNYVAIGDVDVLPYASDL; via the coding sequence ATGTTGTCCCGCGTTCCAGCTCGTTCGTTAAGCACCGCTACACAAGCAATTAAAATTGCAGCCAGAGATGCCCCAGGCAGCTTgacttctctttctgtcGTTGTGAACAACGCTGGTTCCAAGACAGGTAAATCTGGTGTCTCGCACTTATTGTcgaagttcaacttcttgaacaccGGCTCCAAGTCGGCCTTGAGATTTACCAGAGAATCCGAGTTGTTGGGTGGTGTTTTCTCCACTTCCGTCACCAGAGATGCCATTGTGTTGAACACACAATTTTTGAAGCAGGACTTGCCATACTACGTTGAAGCCTTAGGATCAGTTTTGACTAACACCTCCTTCAGACCCCACGAGTTCGTTGAAGTCGTGTTGCCAGCTGCTAAGGCCGAATACGAAGCTGCTCATGCTTCTAACGCCTTCACTGCTTTGGAAGCCTTGCACGAGTTGTCCTTCAGAAAGGGTTTGGGTAACCCCTTGTACTACGACGGAACCACCAAGGTCACTGTAGAAGACGTCGAGCAGTATGCTGCCGAAGTATACAAGCAGGCCAATGTCGCCATCTACGCCTCGGGCGCAAACTCTGAAGACTTGAATAAGTTTGTGGGCGAATCCTCTTTCGCATACTTGGCATCTGGCTCAACTCCAGCTGCCTCCGTAGAACTCTTTAAGGGTAAGGAATCGAGATTCAGAGCCGCTGGCCATTCAGGTGCCTTCATCGGTGTCCCAGTCAAGGCTGCTGAATTTGGCAAGTACGAGACCTTGTCTGCTGCCGTTGGTTCATCTCTCTTGCCAGGTGCTGCATCTCCATTGGCTAATATTCCAGGAGCAAGCTCCTTCTTATACAAATACCAAGACGCTGGTTTGTTCGTTGTTTCTGTCACGGGTGCTGCTGCCGACGTTGCCCTGGGCATCAAGCAGGCTAAGAAGGCCCTCGACTCTGTCTCTGCTACCGACTTGTCCAACGCTACCAAGGCTGCCGAATTAACCGTTGCATTACAATCGACTTTCGAAGCTCCTTTGGACTTCAAGGTCAGCGCTGCGGATGCCAAGGTAGGTGAATTCAACTACGTTGCTATCGGTGATGTCGACGTCTTACCATACGCAAGTGACTTGTAA
- a CDS encoding predicted protein — protein MTEPAILPYGGLMTKTLEDEKEREAKLESQSVEVKVNGEMETIRPEALRVRGVDSLSTDDIKAFVDYYLNYTAEEHESEDGDKKTEFVPHPVNEQLTFKIEWINDTAINIAFATHEDAFIALSKLSIIGSNPSIADNSEALQPQLDNPLYLSDIVQERETKPYNPTIPFKNSRDLSKRLDIGSSVIPDENSESIMVENNEMDEDESSVVLYIRQSFKSDRKVKNAKIYSRYYLLHGEPERRPYTKHRNNQRQGGHSRGGRRSRSRNDSQPEEEEEDLFADRLKSRNAVNDDDEDLFSDRLRNRDRSRSPDRMDDGEYNYRDR, from the coding sequence ATGACAGAACCGGCAATACTCCCATATGGGGGTTTAATGACGAAGACATTGGAGGATGAGAAGGAGAGGGAAGCCAAATTGGAATCACAATCCGTGGAAGTAAAAGTAAACGGTGAGATGGAAACCATCAGACCTGAAGCCTTAAGAGTTCGTGGTGTGGACAGTCTTTCTACTGACGATATCAAGGCGTTTGTAGATTACTACTTAAATTACACTGCTGAAGAACACGAACTGGAAGACGGTGATAAGAAGACTGAGTTTGTTCCTCATCCGGTAAATGAGCAACTCACTTTCAAGATCGAGTGGATTAACGATACTGCGATCAATATAGCCTTTGCTACTCATGAGGATGCATTCATTGCACTCTCAAAACTCTCCATAATAGGCTCCAACCCATCTATTGCTGACAACTCCGAGGCCTTACAGCCGCAGTTGGACAATCCTCTCTACTTGAGTGATATTGtacaagaaagagaaacGAAGCCATACAACCCAACCATTCCATTCAAGAACCTGCGTGATTTGTCCAAGAGGTTAGATATTGGCTCCAGTGTGATTCCAGATGAAAACAGCGAATCAATTATGGTCGAAAATAACGAAATGGATGAAGACGAATCATCTGTAGTGCTATACATTAGACAATCGTTCAAACTGGACAGAAAGGTTAAGAATGCAAAGATCTATTCGCGTTACTACTTACTACATGGCGAGCCTGAGAGACGTCCCTATACAAAACATAGAAATAACCAAAGGCAAGGCGGTCATAGCCGTGGAGGACGTAGATCCAGATCTAGAAACGATAGCcagccagaagaagaagaagaagacttgtttGCTGATAGATTGAAATCACGAAATGCTGTCaacgacgatgacgaagatcTCTTTTCCGACAGATTGAGAAACAGAGACAGATCCAGATCGCCTGATAGAATGGACGATGGAGAGTACAACTACAGAGACCGATAA
- a CDS encoding predicted protein, producing the protein MFRNFIRRSSSSSIPFEPVPINKYNQVRSQFNFKPKKTQGLVYNPASAIHKPSIKTPRAFLPTNDPRRQLNNEAEYTKEQLQHYPIITAYKAQGERDYSITAEVAKKIYDLRKQDPQTWTVAKLSKEFDIDLQKVNVLTGILDKKLKNNNLDGLNERQVKKATEKKKRVEMWLRNEF; encoded by the coding sequence ATGTTTAGAAATTTCATCCGTAGAAGTTCGTCAAGTTCGATACCTTTCGAGCCTGTTCCAATTaacaaatacaatcaaGTCAGGTCAcagttcaacttcaagccTAAGAAGACACAAGGTTTGGTATACAACCCTGCTTCTGCTATTCACAAGCCATCTATAAAGACTCCTAGGGCATTCTTGCCGACCAACGACCCAAGAAGACAATTGAATAATGAAGCAGAGTACACCAAGGAACAGTTACAACACTATCCCATAATCACAGCATATAAGGCGCAAGGGGAAAGAGACTATAGCATTACAGCCGAAGTAGCCAAGAAGATTTACGATTTGAGAAAACAAGACCCACAGACGTGGACTGTAGCCAAGTTGAGTAAAGAATTCGACATCGATTTGCAAAAGGTCAATGTGCTCACTGGTATTTTGGATAAGAAGCTcaaaaacaacaatttGGACGGATTGAACGAAAGACAGGTCAAGAAAGCcactgaaaagaagaagagagtgGAGATGTGGTTGAGGAACGAGTTCTAG
- a CDS encoding predicted protein (go_component nucleus; small nucleolar ribonucleoprotein complex), with translation FQPINPKPFLKTLINKQVIVRLKWNKTEYKGTLISIDNYMNFQLDNTYEVIYDGESKKQELIGEIFIRCNNVLFIRED, from the coding sequence TTCCAGCCCATAAATCCCAAGCCTTTCTTGAAGACGTTGATCAACAAGCAGGTCATTGTCAGGCTCAAGTGGAATAAGACAGAATACAAAGGAACGTTGATCTCCATCGACAACTACATGAATTTCCAACTCGACAACACGTACGAAGTGATATACGACGGCGAGAGCAAGAAGCAAGAGTTGATAGGCgagatcttcatcagaTGCAACAATGTGCTCTTTATCCGCGAAGAC